cttggagcctatgtggctcctggtggaggagaaggacgagactgacgcagtctggacgtcctcctccaccctccacgaagccgggctagGTGCTGAGTGAGGCGCtagcgccgtcaccctagccccaacTCCGTCTTCGTCCTCCCTCACCGAACtatcccgtcccatccccgttttagttAGAAAAGCCATACTGTCCCCACGCgtaggtcggaaataaaggtccacccaggcagagccgctttatccgggtaagcctaatactccgggggttcggcaggtgcccccagaggaggtcgcttgggattgggccttttcccccaaccatgcatcccatcgccacgcaccatagcttaggattggaggcgattttatagagtcgccatactcgcggcccgggcggttaagccaaggcccccgtacctcttgccgtcacgtaccattcaaaaaaccaaagaaggaattgggAATGGgttgttgtgacgaccaacaggaggcttatggTCTgaatagcatcaggtacctcggggtcgctacgccccgtactgcagcCAACGATTTCcggcacagcccctgagggagaaaGGACAGGTCTACGGACTCCCgtgccgggggggggggggcagaaaACGACGGGAAGAGACGGAACGAACCCTGGCAGCGCGAGATCGGTCGATCTTTCCGTGGAGGCGGAACAGAGCCGCAACATGGACCAAGCCCCAAATACTAATAACAATTTTAAGTACCTGACTAAAAATAACAGTAGTAGAAGGTACTGCAATAGGGCCACCAAccccattaattttaattttaatatgtacGACGACCCGCATACGGACTCTAATTATAACATACCAGAACCGAACCGGGGCAATCCGATTAATATCCCCGAGTCAAACCGAGGATCTAATTTCAGACGAACTGCAGCTCCGAGTGATACGACCTCTGCGGTCGTCACCAGCGACGCGAATGCCAaaaacggggcgaacaacgaaaacgaagcaaataggaatgacggggcgatcAACGAAAACGGGCCCAATAAGGGGACGGGGCGTCTAGCGGTAACGGGCCGAAAAGGGgtacggggcgaatgtcgaagacaGGGCGAACGACGAAAAGGGGGTGAATAGGTATGACGGGGCAAACAGCGAAAACGGGACGAATAGGGGGACAGGGcgcccagcgaaaacgggccgaatatggggacggggcgaatggcaATAGCGGGACAAATAGCGGGCCAGacgaatggcaataacggggcgaataaggaaggcggggcgaccagcgaaaacggggcaaCTAAGGGGTCgggggcgaacaagggacgggATCAACAGCGAAAACGCGCCGATTAGGGAGACGCGgccaatggcaataacggggcgaaCGAGGAAGACGGTGCGATCAgccaaaacgggccgaatagacgGACGTGGCGTCCAGCAGTAACGGGTCGTATAGGGGGACGGATCGacaagcgaaaacgggccgaatagggagacggggccAATGTCAAAGAagaggcgaacaacgaaaataggACGAATGGGAATGAGGTGGGGAATACGGAATACGGGGCGACCTGCGAAAACGGgtcaaatagggggacggggcgaatggcaAAACGGGACAAATGGGGGGCCAGACAAATGGCAATAACGCCGCGAATGGGGAAGGCAGGAAGACCAGCAAAAACGGGGCAAATATGGGATCGGGGCGTACAAGGGACGGGTGACCAGCGTAATCGGACCGAATACAGGAACGGGGCGAACATCGTTAACGGgacaaataggaatgaggggcgaacagcgaaatcgtgccgaatagggggacggggcaaacgacgaaaacgggccgaatacgggaacggggcgaccagcgaaatcgggacgaatagggggacggggcgaacaacgaaaacggggaaaGTAGGAatcacggggcgaccagcgataagGGGCCGAGTAAGGGGACgaggcaaatggtaaaaacggggcgaataaggaagtCGAGGCGACCAGCGTAAATGGGCTGAATTGGGGGACTGGGCGAATGGCATAACGGGACAAATGAGGGGCAGACGAATGGCACTAACGTGGCGACGAGCGAAAACGGGGCAATTAAGGGgtcggggcgaacaagggacgggtgaccagcgtaatcggaccgaatagcggggggggggggggggggggtcgaatGCCGAAAACGGGGCGAACATCGttaacggggcaaataggaatgagtggcgaacagcgaaaacgggccgaatagggagacggggcgaacaacgaaaacgggccgaatcggGAAACGGGGCGgatggcaataacgggacaaatggggggccagacaaatggcaataacggggcgaatGAGGAAGGCAGGAAGACCAGCAAAAACGGGGCAAATATGGGATCGGGGCGTACAAGGGACGGGTGACCAGCGTAATCGGACCGAATACAGGAACGGGGCGAACATCGTTATCGGGGCAAATGGGAATGTggggcgaacagcgaaatcgggccgaatagggggacggggcgaatatcgaagactgggcgaacaacgaaaacggagAAAAAAGGAGTGACGGGGCGACCAACGAACCCGTTCCGAATACAGGGACGGGACGAATGTCGAAGACAGGGCGAACGACGAAAAGGTGGTGAATAGGTATGACGGGGCAAAcaccgaaaacgggccgaatggggggcggggcgaccagcgaaaacggacgaatagggggacggggcaaattggAATGAGGGGGCGACCAGCTAAAACTGGCCGAATAGGGGGTCGGAGCGACTAGCCAAAGCGGGGCTAatatggggacggggcgaacgacCAGAATGGGGTGATATGGAATGACGGGGGGACCAGTGATAATGGGCCAAATTGGGGGGACGGGGCAAAcgacgaaaacgggccgaatagggagacggggcgaccagcgaaagcgggccgaatagggcTACGGGGTGAATGTCGAAAACGGGGCAAACGACGGAAAGGGggtgaataggaatgacggggcgaccagcgataacAGGCCGAATGGGGGGGacagggcgaccagcgaaaacgggccgaataggggggcgggacaaatggtaaaaacggggcgaatcagcaagacggggcgaccagcgtgaACAGGCCGGAAAAGGTGACGGGGCCAATGTCCAagaaggggcgaacaacgaaaataggGCGAATACAAATGACGCGGGAAATGAGGAATTCGAGGTGCCCAGAGAAAACGTGTAGTATAGGGGGACGGAGCgagcagcgaaaacgggccgaatagggggacggagcGACCAGCGAAAAGGGGCCGAATAAGGGGACgaggcaaatggtaaaaacgaggCGACCACCGTCAACGGTCGGGAAAGGGTGACGTGGCGAGTGTCAAAGAAGGGGCGAACAATGAAAATAGGGCGAATAGGAAGGACGTGGGGAATAAGGAATGCGGGACGCCCAGAGCAAACGAGTAGAATAGGGGGCGGGGCAATCAgcaaaaacgggccgaataggcggACGGGGCgatcagcgaaaacgggccgaaaagggggacggggcgaatgacgacaacggggcaaacaggaatgagggggcgaccagcgaaaacgagcCGAATAGGGAAACGGGACCAATGTTGAAAAAGGGGGCGACCAACGAAAATAGGGAGAATAGGAATGACGTGGGGAATAAGGAAtagggggcgtccagcgaaaacgggccgaatagggggacggggcaaatgctaaaaacggggcgaataagcaagacggggcgaccaacgtAAACGAGCCTgaaagggtgacggggcgaatgtccaaGAAGGGGCGAACAATGAAAGTAGGGCGAATAGTAGTAACGTGGGGAATATGgaatacggggcgaccagcgaaaacgggccgaatagggggacggggcgaacaacgacaaCGGGACAAATTGGAATGAGGGGgtaaccagcgaaaacgggccgaatagggagacggggccaatggcaataacgggccGAATGAGGAAGACGGGCGACCAGCGCAAACAAGCCAAACAAGGGGTCGGGGCGAGCAAGGGTCGGAGTGACCATCGTAATTGGTCCGAatatggggacggggcgaatgccaaaacggggcaaataggaatgggggcgaccagcgaaaacgggccgaatagggggcgggacaaatggtaaaaacggggcgaataagcaagacggggcgaccagcgtaaacgggccggaAAAGGTGACGGGGCCAATGTCCAAGAAGAGGCGACCAACGAAAATAGGGCGAATTCAGATGACGCGGGGAATGAGGAATTCGGGGTACCCAGAGAAAACGGGTAGaatggggggacggggcgagcagcgaagacgggccgaataggaAGGCGggacaaatggtaaaaacggggtgaataagcaagacggggcgaccagcgtgaACGGGCCGGAAAAGGTGACGGGGCCAATGTCCAAGAAGAGGCGACCAACGAAAATAGGGCGAATACAGATGACGCGGGGAATGAGGAATTCGGGGTGCCCagagaaaatgggtagaatagggggacggggcgaccagcgaaagcgggccgaatagggggacggggcgaatcacgaagacggggcgaacaacgaaacaacgaaaacggggaaaatagGAATAACGGGGCAACCAGAGAACACGGTCCAAATACGGAGACGGgacgaatgtcgaagacggggcgaacaacgaaaagggggtgaataggaatgacggggcgaccagcgataacgggccgaatagggggacgtggcgaccagcgaaaacgggcccaatatggggacggggcaaatggtaaaaacgggacGAGTAAGCAAGACGGAACGACCAGcggaaatgggtcggaacgggtgacggggcgaatgtccaagaaggggcgaacaacgaaaattggGCGAATAGAAGTGACGTGGGAAATAAGGAATT
The Colletes latitarsis isolate SP2378_abdomen unplaced genomic scaffold, iyColLati1 scaffold0021, whole genome shotgun sequence DNA segment above includes these coding regions:
- the LOC143350697 gene encoding uncharacterized protein LOC143350697 — translated: YGDGANDQNGVIWNDGGTSDNGPNWGDGGDGANNDNGTNWNEGVTSENGVNGPEKANNENGENRNDGATNERGPNTGTGRMSKTGRTT